Proteins from one Thermobifida alba genomic window:
- a CDS encoding serpin family protein, with protein MSAALLRRDHLAFALRLHRLLTGAALDGDVVWSPHSVACALGLLAAGARSTTRAELTELLGAAPDDLLGALDRAAADSPDLASRTVLWVRPDVPVRSSFEALLRDRPDSDVRTADFAGDPEGVRTAVNADVAAATRGMVRDLLTPENVTPDLLSVLVNALWVRARWVVPFEVHDTRDRTFHAPGGARRTALMHRTGDMPHAEAHGWRMVTLHAHDDVDVDVLLPPAASPAAEPPDAALLAALHRDAASTRVELALPRFDLTHRQELTPALVSSGVRTLFTDAADLSGVSPVPLRVDTVVHQARLRVDERGAEGAAATAVMMVLASAVSAPQPVRFVVDRPFHVAVRRRGTLLFLGSVTDPQDPGPTR; from the coding sequence ATGTCCGCCGCCCTCCTCCGCCGCGACCACCTGGCGTTCGCCCTGCGCCTGCACCGACTCCTGACCGGGGCCGCCCTCGACGGCGACGTGGTGTGGTCCCCCCACTCGGTGGCCTGCGCCCTGGGCCTGCTCGCCGCGGGGGCCCGCTCGACCACCCGCGCCGAGTTGACCGAACTGCTGGGCGCCGCACCGGACGACCTGCTCGGCGCACTCGACCGCGCCGCGGCCGACAGCCCCGACCTGGCCTCCCGCACCGTCCTGTGGGTGCGCCCGGACGTGCCCGTCCGCTCCTCCTTCGAGGCGCTCCTGCGCGACCGCCCCGACTCCGACGTGCGGACCGCGGACTTCGCGGGCGACCCCGAGGGGGTGCGCACCGCGGTCAACGCCGACGTCGCCGCGGCCACCCGGGGCATGGTCCGCGACCTGCTCACGCCGGAGAACGTCACCCCCGACCTGTTGTCGGTCCTGGTCAACGCGTTGTGGGTGCGGGCCCGCTGGGTCGTGCCGTTCGAGGTGCACGACACCCGCGACCGGACCTTCCACGCCCCCGGCGGAGCGCGGCGGACCGCGCTGATGCACCGCACCGGGGACATGCCCCACGCCGAGGCGCACGGCTGGCGGATGGTCACCCTGCACGCGCACGACGACGTCGACGTCGACGTACTGCTTCCCCCCGCGGCCTCCCCCGCCGCGGAACCACCGGACGCGGCGCTGCTCGCCGCGCTGCACCGGGACGCCGCCTCCACCAGGGTGGAGTTGGCGCTGCCCCGCTTCGACCTGACCCACCGGCAGGAGCTCACCCCGGCCCTGGTCTCCTCGGGGGTGCGCACCCTCTTCACCGACGCCGCCGACCTGTCCGGCGTCTCCCCCGTACCGCTGCGCGTGGACACCGTCGTCCACCAGGCCAGGCTCCGCGTGGACGAGCGGGGTGCCGAGGGGGCGGCGGCCACCGCGGTGATGATGGTGCTGGCCAGCGCCGTGTCCGCGCCGCAGCCGGTCCGCTTCGTCGTTGACCGGCCCTTCCACGTCGCGGTGCGCCGCCGCGGCACGCTCCTGTTCCTCGGCTCGGTCACCGACCCGCAGGACCCCGGGCCGACCCGCTGA
- a CDS encoding GNAT family N-acetyltransferase — protein sequence MLIRRETPADVDAIRSVTAAAFARPGGGEPFEARLVDLLRAHDSWLPPLSRVAVDGAGRIVGHVLCTRATVDGAAVLGLGPLSVHPDRQRAGVGSALVYSVLGAADALGATLVGVLGDPAYYRRFGFVPSGVHGIVPQVPDWAPHFQVLGLAADTPRGTFRYPEPFFAEG from the coding sequence ATGCTGATCCGCCGCGAGACCCCGGCCGACGTCGACGCGATCCGGTCGGTCACGGCCGCGGCCTTCGCCCGCCCGGGCGGGGGCGAGCCGTTCGAGGCGAGGCTGGTCGACCTGCTGCGGGCGCACGACAGCTGGCTGCCGCCGCTGTCCCGGGTCGCCGTGGACGGTGCCGGCCGGATCGTCGGGCACGTGCTGTGCACCCGGGCCACCGTCGACGGGGCCGCGGTGCTGGGGCTGGGGCCGCTGAGCGTGCACCCGGACCGGCAGCGTGCGGGAGTCGGCTCGGCGCTGGTGTACTCGGTGCTCGGCGCCGCCGACGCCCTGGGCGCGACCCTGGTCGGAGTGCTGGGCGACCCCGCCTACTACCGCCGGTTCGGTTTCGTGCCGTCGGGTGTCCACGGGATCGTCCCGCAGGTGCCCGACTGGGCCCCGCACTTCCAGGTGCTGGGGCTCGCCGCGGACACGCCGCGCGGGACGTTCCGCTACCCCGAACCGTTCTTCGCCGAGGGGTGA
- a CDS encoding DUF3710 domain-containing protein, giving the protein MFGRRRKKKAGSRVDDVPPAVAPRHTPVTEPVKEDDKYRAQGPWDVSEEVPEMQRVDLGALRVPVGPDIEVQVNVAKQQNQNRVIGVTIINGKTAMQVQPFAAPKSTGLWSEIREEVTAEIARSGGKSEEFDGTFGPEVRAIVPVPGRTNEKGQQLAQPMRFIGVDGPRWFLRGVIRGEGAVRPEAAARIEEIFAGIVVVRGHQPIPPRDLLELTLPRQARPVPGKAPVTGPDGASGQQ; this is encoded by the coding sequence GTGTTCGGACGCCGACGCAAGAAGAAGGCCGGCAGCCGAGTTGACGACGTTCCCCCCGCCGTCGCGCCCCGGCACACCCCGGTGACCGAGCCGGTCAAGGAGGACGACAAGTACCGCGCCCAGGGGCCGTGGGACGTCTCCGAGGAGGTCCCCGAGATGCAGCGGGTCGACCTGGGAGCGCTGCGCGTCCCAGTCGGCCCCGACATCGAGGTGCAGGTCAACGTCGCCAAGCAGCAGAACCAGAACCGGGTCATCGGGGTGACGATCATCAACGGCAAGACCGCGATGCAGGTCCAGCCGTTCGCCGCGCCCAAGTCCACCGGGCTGTGGTCGGAGATCCGCGAGGAGGTCACCGCCGAGATCGCCCGGTCCGGCGGCAAGAGCGAGGAGTTCGACGGCACCTTCGGACCCGAGGTGCGCGCCATCGTCCCCGTGCCCGGCAGGACCAACGAGAAGGGGCAGCAGCTCGCCCAGCCCATGCGGTTCATCGGTGTGGACGGTCCCCGCTGGTTCCTGCGCGGGGTGATCCGGGGCGAGGGCGCGGTCCGCCCCGAGGCCGCCGCCCGTATCGAGGAGATCTTCGCCGGGATCGTGGTGGTCCGCGGCCACCAGCCGATCCCGCCGCGGGACCTGCTGGAGCTGACCCTGCCCAGGCAGGCCAGGCCGGTCCCGGGCAAGGCTCCCGTGACCGGGCCCGACGGGGCCTCCGGACAGCAGTGA
- the dut gene encoding dUTP diphosphatase → MSDFSPASGTVRVEIRRLDPDLPLPRYAHPGDAGADLVTAEDVVLAPGERATVRTGVAIALPDGYAAFIHPRSGLAARSGLTVVNAPGTVDAGYRGEIKVTLLNTDTATPVKLTRGDRIAQMVVQRVERAAFVEVAELGDSARGTGGFGSTGGHAAWSERG, encoded by the coding sequence GTGAGCGACTTTTCCCCCGCCTCCGGCACGGTGCGGGTCGAGATCCGGCGACTCGACCCCGACCTCCCGCTGCCCCGGTACGCCCATCCGGGAGACGCGGGAGCGGACCTGGTCACCGCCGAGGACGTCGTCCTGGCACCCGGGGAGCGCGCGACCGTGCGCACCGGAGTGGCCATCGCCCTGCCCGACGGGTACGCGGCGTTCATCCACCCGCGTTCCGGACTGGCCGCGCGCTCCGGCCTGACCGTGGTGAACGCGCCCGGAACAGTGGACGCCGGATACCGGGGCGAGATCAAGGTGACCCTGCTCAACACGGACACCGCCACGCCGGTGAAGCTGACCCGCGGGGACCGCATCGCCCAGATGGTGGTCCAGCGTGTGGAACGCGCGGCCTTCGTCGAGGTGGCCGAGCTCGGCGACTCGGCGCGGGGAACCGGCGGGTTCGGTTCCACCGGCGGGCACGCCGCGTGGTCGGAGCGGGGCTGA
- the valS gene encoding valine--tRNA ligase: protein MTNRSRSFNVPDKPSLDGIEAKWVDVWDESGVYHFDRSKSREEIFSIDTPPPTVSGSLHIGHVFSYTHTDTVARFQRMNGKAVFYPMGWDDNGLPTERRVQNYYGVRCDPSIPYDPDFTPPAKPDPKKQVPISRQNFIELCERLTVEDEKVFESIWRRLGLSVDWRYTYATIDDNSRAAAQRAFLRNLARGEAYMAEAPTLWDVTFRTAVAQAELEDRERPGAYHTITFHRDGADPVRIATTRPELLPACVALVAHPDDERYQSLFGTTVRTPVFGVEVPVVAHHLADPEKGTGIAMICTFGDVTDVTWWRELQLPTRPIIGWDGRIVAEAPEGLDSPAGREAYAKLAGATVHTARERVVELLRESGDLIGEPEKITHPVKFFEKGDKPLEIVTTRQWYIRNGGRDPEVRDGLLARGRELVWHPEHMRTRFEHWVGGLNGDWLISRQRFFGVPFPVWYPLDDEGNPNYDAPILPEESQLPVDPSSEAPRGYTEEQRGKPGGFIGDPDVMDTWATSSLSPQIAGGWERDPDLFDRVFPMDLRPQGQDIIRTWLFSTVVRSHFEHGSLPWSTAAISGWILDPDRKKMSKSKGNVVTPLAMLEKYSSDAVRYWAASGRLGTDTALDEGQMKVGRRLAIKILNASKFALSVAGENTAADPAAVTEPLDRSMLAVLADVVADATAAFQDYDHTRALERTERFFWDLCDDYLELVKARAYDAESQEGASARAALLIALSVLHRLFAPFLPFVTEEVWSWWQEGSVHAAAWPSVEEFRAAAAAGDPAVLTATAEVLGIIRKTKSEAKLSMRAEVDRVTVRGKQAEQARLCREDLAAAGRVTELAFETSDDTELRVDVALPETEE, encoded by the coding sequence ATGACCAACCGCTCTCGTTCCTTCAACGTGCCTGACAAGCCTTCGCTCGATGGTATCGAGGCGAAATGGGTAGACGTCTGGGACGAGTCCGGCGTCTATCACTTCGACCGCTCCAAGAGCCGCGAAGAGATCTTCTCGATCGACACCCCGCCGCCCACCGTGTCCGGCTCGCTGCACATCGGACACGTCTTCTCCTACACCCACACCGACACCGTCGCCCGGTTCCAGCGGATGAACGGCAAGGCCGTGTTCTACCCGATGGGCTGGGACGACAACGGGCTGCCCACCGAGCGGCGCGTGCAGAACTACTACGGTGTGCGCTGCGACCCGTCGATTCCCTACGACCCGGACTTCACCCCACCCGCCAAGCCCGACCCCAAGAAGCAGGTCCCGATCTCCCGGCAGAACTTCATCGAGCTGTGCGAGCGGCTCACCGTTGAGGACGAGAAGGTCTTCGAGTCCATCTGGCGCAGACTCGGACTCAGCGTGGACTGGCGGTACACCTACGCCACCATCGACGACAACTCCCGGGCCGCGGCCCAGCGTGCCTTCCTGCGCAACCTGGCGCGGGGCGAGGCCTACATGGCGGAGGCCCCCACCCTGTGGGACGTCACCTTCCGCACCGCCGTCGCCCAGGCCGAGCTGGAGGACCGGGAGCGGCCCGGCGCCTACCACACGATCACCTTCCACCGCGACGGCGCGGACCCGGTGCGGATCGCCACCACCCGCCCCGAACTGCTGCCCGCCTGCGTGGCCCTGGTCGCCCACCCCGACGACGAGCGCTACCAGAGCCTGTTCGGGACCACCGTGCGCACCCCGGTCTTCGGCGTGGAGGTCCCGGTCGTGGCGCACCACCTGGCCGACCCGGAGAAGGGCACCGGCATCGCCATGATCTGCACCTTCGGTGACGTCACCGACGTCACCTGGTGGCGGGAGCTGCAGCTGCCCACCCGGCCGATCATCGGCTGGGACGGCCGGATCGTCGCCGAGGCCCCCGAAGGGCTGGACTCCCCGGCCGGACGCGAGGCCTACGCCAAGCTCGCCGGGGCGACCGTGCACACCGCGCGCGAGCGCGTGGTCGAACTGCTGCGCGAGTCCGGAGACCTGATCGGGGAACCGGAGAAGATCACCCACCCGGTCAAGTTCTTCGAGAAGGGCGACAAGCCCCTGGAGATCGTCACCACCCGCCAGTGGTACATCCGCAACGGCGGACGCGACCCCGAGGTGCGCGACGGGCTGCTGGCCCGCGGCCGGGAGCTGGTCTGGCACCCCGAGCACATGCGCACCCGCTTCGAACACTGGGTCGGCGGGCTCAACGGCGACTGGCTGATCAGCCGCCAGCGGTTCTTCGGTGTGCCGTTCCCCGTCTGGTACCCGCTGGACGACGAGGGCAACCCGAACTACGACGCGCCCATCCTGCCCGAGGAGTCGCAGCTGCCGGTCGACCCCAGCTCCGAGGCGCCCCGCGGCTACACCGAGGAGCAGCGCGGCAAGCCCGGCGGCTTCATCGGCGACCCCGACGTCATGGACACCTGGGCCACCTCCTCGCTGTCCCCGCAGATCGCCGGCGGCTGGGAGCGCGACCCCGACCTGTTCGACCGGGTCTTCCCGATGGACCTGCGCCCGCAGGGCCAGGACATCATCCGCACCTGGCTGTTCTCCACCGTGGTCCGCTCGCACTTCGAGCACGGCTCGCTGCCCTGGAGCACCGCGGCCATCTCCGGTTGGATCCTCGACCCCGACCGCAAGAAGATGTCCAAGTCCAAGGGCAACGTGGTCACGCCGCTGGCCATGCTGGAGAAGTACAGCTCCGACGCGGTCCGCTACTGGGCGGCCAGCGGCCGGCTGGGCACCGACACCGCGCTGGACGAGGGGCAGATGAAGGTCGGCCGGCGCCTGGCCATCAAGATCCTCAACGCCAGCAAGTTCGCGCTGTCGGTGGCCGGGGAGAACACCGCCGCCGACCCGGCCGCCGTCACCGAGCCGCTGGACCGGTCCATGCTGGCGGTCCTGGCCGACGTCGTCGCGGACGCCACCGCGGCCTTCCAGGACTACGACCACACGCGGGCGCTGGAGCGCACCGAGCGGTTCTTCTGGGACCTGTGCGACGACTACCTGGAACTGGTCAAGGCCCGCGCCTACGACGCCGAGTCGCAGGAAGGCGCCTCGGCCCGCGCCGCGCTGCTCATCGCCCTGTCGGTGCTGCACCGCCTGTTCGCCCCCTTCCTGCCCTTCGTCACCGAGGAGGTCTGGTCGTGGTGGCAGGAGGGATCGGTGCACGCGGCGGCGTGGCCGTCGGTGGAGGAGTTCCGGGCCGCCGCGGCCGCGGGCGACCCCGCGGTGCTGACCGCCACCGCCGAGGTGCTGGGGATCATCCGCAAGACCAAGTCCGAGGCGAAGCTGTCCATGCGCGCCGAGGTCGACCGGGTCACCGTGCGCGGCAAGCAGGCTGAGCAGGCGCGCCTGTGCCGGGAGGACCTCGCCGCCGCGGGCCGAGTCACCGAGCTGGCCTTCGAGACCAGCGACGACACCGAACTGCGGGTGGACGTCGCACTGCCCGAGACCGAGGAGTGA
- a CDS encoding DUF4235 domain-containing protein yields the protein MADKDGDLAARIIGGVTALAAAYVTRKALTLLWTKTVGKEPPADPESPDISLGEALGWAVVTGVGMEVTRVLAVRAVHKQLAPRRHRDIEQLPL from the coding sequence ATGGCCGACAAGGATGGCGACCTGGCCGCTCGAATCATCGGGGGGGTGACGGCCCTGGCCGCCGCCTACGTGACCCGCAAGGCCCTCACCCTGCTGTGGACCAAGACGGTGGGCAAGGAGCCCCCGGCCGACCCCGAGTCGCCCGACATCAGCCTGGGCGAGGCGCTGGGCTGGGCCGTGGTCACCGGCGTGGGCATGGAGGTGACCCGGGTACTGGCGGTGCGCGCCGTGCACAAGCAGCTCGCGCCGCGCCGCCACCGCGACATCGAGCAGCTGCCGCTCTGA
- a CDS encoding DUF4193 domain-containing protein: protein MATDYDSPRKTDEDLGEDSLQELQARRVDKGTSTIDVDPDEVAEGLELPGADLSGEELAVRVLPRQADEFTCSNCFLVHHRSQLAEERNGQLVCKECAS from the coding sequence ATGGCCACCGACTACGACAGCCCGCGCAAGACCGACGAGGACCTGGGGGAGGACAGCCTGCAGGAGCTGCAGGCGCGCCGGGTCGACAAGGGAACCAGCACCATCGACGTCGACCCGGACGAGGTCGCCGAGGGGCTGGAGCTGCCGGGGGCGGACCTGTCCGGCGAGGAGCTCGCGGTGCGGGTCCTGCCGCGCCAGGCCGACGAGTTCACCTGCTCGAACTGCTTCCTGGTGCACCACCGCAGCCAGTTGGCGGAGGAGCGCAACGGACAGCTCGTCTGCAAGGAATGCGCCTCCTGA
- a CDS encoding sensor histidine kinase, with protein sequence MTAEERDVVAAPLGEVPPTPPGETGTWRRLARPLNQPKNTAAPDQGTAGGNGHGLRLTDNISLRMRLTLIYGMLFFAAGSLLVLLNYVILVSVLDKPDFTVQIDGYNLESEIADEIKAVLIDGIANQVTRYSVLALIVVGVLAVGLGYAVAGRALSPLHKITRTARRLSERSLHERIAMSGPDDEIRELADTFDAMLERLDRAFDGQRRFVANASHELRTPLAINRTLLEVALADPEASPDLRTIARTLLETNSRHERLIDGLLFLAKSDRELDVRTVVDLGEVTATVLSQLDDEIEKSGLRLRTDLREARVTGDPVLLERLVGNLVENALRYNVAGGEITVRSGINEGAPAVQVENSGPVIPAYEIEGLFEPFRRGSGDRVRSKKSAGLGLSIVRSVVRAHQGTVTVWPRAGGGLVVTVHFPVTGRRGEGDSSS encoded by the coding sequence TTGACCGCCGAGGAACGGGACGTCGTCGCGGCCCCCCTCGGCGAGGTCCCTCCCACGCCTCCCGGGGAGACCGGAACGTGGCGGCGGCTGGCCCGGCCGCTGAACCAGCCCAAGAACACGGCCGCCCCCGACCAGGGGACGGCCGGCGGGAACGGGCACGGCCTGCGGCTCACCGACAACATCAGCCTGCGGATGCGGCTGACGCTCATCTACGGGATGCTCTTCTTCGCCGCGGGCTCGCTGCTGGTCCTGCTCAACTACGTGATCCTGGTCAGCGTCCTGGACAAACCCGACTTCACCGTCCAGATCGACGGCTACAACCTGGAGTCGGAGATCGCCGACGAGATCAAGGCCGTCCTCATCGACGGCATCGCCAACCAGGTGACCCGCTACTCGGTGCTGGCGTTGATCGTGGTGGGCGTCCTGGCCGTCGGCCTGGGGTACGCGGTGGCCGGACGCGCGCTGTCGCCCCTGCACAAGATCACCCGCACCGCGCGCCGGCTCTCGGAGCGCTCACTGCACGAGCGCATAGCGATGAGCGGCCCCGACGACGAGATCCGGGAACTCGCCGACACCTTCGACGCGATGCTGGAGCGGCTGGACCGCGCGTTCGACGGACAGCGCCGCTTCGTCGCCAACGCCTCCCACGAACTGCGCACCCCCCTGGCGATCAACCGCACCCTGCTGGAGGTGGCGCTCGCCGACCCCGAGGCCTCACCCGACCTGCGGACCATCGCCCGCACCCTGCTGGAGACCAACTCCCGGCACGAGCGCCTCATCGACGGCCTGCTCTTCCTCGCCAAGAGCGACCGCGAGCTGGACGTGCGCACCGTGGTCGACCTCGGCGAGGTGACGGCGACCGTGCTCAGCCAGCTCGACGACGAGATCGAGAAGTCGGGGCTGCGGCTGCGCACCGACCTGCGGGAGGCACGCGTCACCGGGGACCCGGTGCTGCTGGAGCGCCTGGTGGGCAACCTGGTGGAGAACGCGCTGCGCTACAACGTCGCGGGAGGCGAGATCACGGTGCGCTCCGGCATCAACGAGGGCGCCCCCGCCGTCCAGGTGGAGAACTCCGGTCCGGTGATCCCCGCCTACGAGATCGAGGGACTGTTCGAGCCGTTCCGGCGCGGTTCCGGCGACCGGGTGCGCTCCAAGAAGAGCGCGGGACTGGGGCTGTCCATCGTGCGCTCGGTGGTGCGCGCGCACCAGGGAACGGTCACCGTCTGGCCCCGGGCCGGGGGCGGACTGGTGGTGACCGTCCACTTCCCGGTGACCGGCCGCCGCGGCGAGGGCGACTCCTCCTCCTGA
- a CDS encoding response regulator transcription factor gives MRVLVVEDEQVLADAVAVGLRRESMAVDVAYDGDSALERTSVNDYDVVILDRDLPGTHGDEVCRSLASASYPGRILMLTAAGELDDKVSGLTLGADDYMAKPFAFAELVARVRALARRATPPLPPVLRRQGITLDPANHTVERDGRPISLTPKEFAVLEVLMRANGTVVSAEGLLEKAWDENADPFTNVVRVTVMTLRKKLGDPPVIRTVQGAGYRI, from the coding sequence GTGCGCGTACTCGTAGTCGAAGACGAGCAGGTTCTCGCCGACGCGGTCGCTGTGGGACTGCGTCGCGAATCGATGGCCGTGGACGTCGCCTACGACGGCGACAGCGCCCTGGAGCGCACCAGCGTCAACGACTACGACGTCGTCATCCTGGACCGGGACCTGCCCGGAACCCACGGTGACGAGGTGTGTCGGTCGCTGGCCTCCGCCAGCTACCCGGGACGGATCCTGATGCTCACCGCAGCCGGGGAACTCGACGACAAGGTGTCGGGCCTCACCCTGGGCGCCGACGACTACATGGCCAAACCCTTCGCCTTCGCCGAGCTCGTCGCTCGGGTGCGGGCCCTGGCCCGGCGCGCCACCCCGCCGCTGCCGCCCGTGCTGCGGCGCCAGGGCATCACCCTGGACCCCGCCAACCACACGGTCGAACGGGACGGGCGGCCCATCTCGCTGACCCCCAAGGAGTTCGCCGTCCTTGAGGTCCTGATGCGCGCCAACGGGACCGTGGTGAGCGCCGAGGGGCTGCTGGAGAAGGCCTGGGACGAGAACGCCGACCCGTTCACCAACGTGGTGCGGGTCACCGTGATGACCCTGCGCAAGAAGCTCGGCGACCCCCCGGTGATCCGCACCGTGCAGGGCGCGGGGTACCGGATTTGA
- a CDS encoding inositol monophosphatase family protein translates to MTNPDPRELLDLALEAARRGGELAARGQHGISVLDTKSSPTDVVTEMDRATEELIRDILLGARPDDAVLGEEGGAAPGATGVRWLVDPIDGTVNYLYGRAEWAVSIAAEFDGRVVAGVVEVPVRGQTYSAVRGQGARRNGEPISAAAPVDLDMALVATGFGYEARRRSRQARVLSTVLPRIRDIRRVGSAAIDLCAVAEGSINAYYERGAHPWDWGAGALIATEAGARVGGLRGTPPNHDLLLAAVPGLFEQLHDLLEPLGADSDD, encoded by the coding sequence GTGACCAATCCCGATCCTCGGGAACTGCTGGACCTCGCCCTTGAGGCGGCCCGCAGGGGAGGTGAGCTGGCCGCGCGCGGCCAGCACGGAATCTCGGTGCTCGACACCAAGTCCTCGCCCACCGACGTGGTCACCGAGATGGACCGCGCCACCGAGGAGCTGATCCGCGACATCCTGCTCGGCGCCCGCCCCGACGACGCGGTCCTGGGCGAGGAGGGCGGCGCCGCCCCGGGCGCGACCGGGGTGCGCTGGCTGGTCGACCCCATCGACGGCACCGTCAACTACCTGTACGGGCGCGCCGAGTGGGCGGTGAGCATCGCCGCTGAGTTCGACGGGAGGGTCGTGGCCGGGGTGGTGGAGGTCCCCGTGCGCGGTCAGACCTACAGTGCGGTGCGTGGGCAGGGGGCCCGCCGCAACGGCGAGCCGATCTCGGCCGCGGCGCCGGTGGACCTGGACATGGCCCTGGTCGCCACCGGGTTCGGCTACGAGGCGCGGCGCCGCAGCAGGCAGGCCCGGGTGCTGAGCACGGTCCTGCCGCGGATCCGCGACATCCGCCGGGTCGGCTCCGCCGCGATCGACCTGTGTGCGGTGGCCGAGGGCAGTATCAACGCCTACTACGAACGCGGGGCCCACCCCTGGGACTGGGGTGCGGGAGCGCTGATCGCGACCGAGGCGGGGGCGCGGGTGGGCGGACTGCGCGGCACCCCGCCCAACCACGACCTGCTGCTGGCCGCGGTGCCGGGCCTGTTCGAGCAGCTGCACGACCTGCTGGAGCCGCTGGGGGCCGACAGCGACGACTGA
- a CDS encoding ferrochelatase, whose amino-acid sequence MRSYDAFLLISFGGPEKRDDVIPFLENVTRGRGIPRERLAEVGEHYYLFDGVSPINQQCRDLLAALRVDFAANGVDLPIYWGNRNWDPYLADTVAAMTRDGVRRVVALSTSAYSNYSSHRQYLEDVERARAAVPGAPEIDLIRPYYDHPGFVDAFVDHTRQALERLPEELRADARLLYSAHSIPLAMAEKSGDPRRDYGPLTAYEAQLAEVARLVTERLGGGHRYEVVYQSRSGPPSQPWLEPDINDRLEQLAQEGVRAVVVVPHGFVSDHMEVKYDLDVEARETAEKLGIRLERAAAPGTHPAFVAMVRDLVSERAEGRAPRGLGSIERSCHDDPADCCQLR is encoded by the coding sequence ATGAGGTCCTACGACGCGTTCCTGCTGATCTCCTTCGGGGGTCCGGAGAAGAGAGACGATGTCATCCCGTTCCTGGAGAACGTCACCCGCGGGCGGGGCATCCCCCGCGAGCGGTTGGCCGAGGTCGGGGAGCACTACTACCTCTTCGACGGGGTCAGCCCGATCAACCAGCAGTGCCGGGACCTGCTCGCGGCGCTGCGCGTCGACTTCGCCGCCAACGGGGTGGACCTGCCCATCTACTGGGGGAACCGCAACTGGGACCCCTACCTCGCGGACACGGTGGCCGCCATGACCCGTGACGGGGTGCGCCGCGTGGTGGCGCTGTCCACCTCGGCCTACAGCAACTACTCCAGCCACCGGCAGTACCTGGAGGACGTCGAGCGGGCCCGCGCCGCGGTCCCGGGGGCGCCCGAGATCGACCTGATCCGCCCCTACTACGACCATCCGGGGTTCGTCGACGCCTTCGTCGACCACACCCGCCAGGCCCTGGAGCGGCTGCCCGAGGAGCTGCGCGCGGACGCGCGGCTGCTGTACTCGGCCCACTCCATCCCCCTGGCGATGGCGGAGAAGTCGGGGGACCCCCGGCGCGACTACGGTCCGCTGACCGCCTACGAGGCGCAGTTGGCGGAGGTGGCCCGGCTGGTCACCGAACGCCTCGGCGGCGGCCACCGCTACGAGGTCGTCTACCAGAGCCGCAGCGGCCCGCCGTCCCAGCCGTGGCTGGAGCCCGACATCAACGACCGGTTGGAGCAGCTGGCCCAGGAGGGGGTGCGGGCGGTGGTCGTGGTCCCGCACGGGTTCGTCTCCGACCACATGGAGGTCAAGTACGACCTGGACGTGGAGGCCCGGGAGACCGCCGAGAAGCTCGGCATCCGCCTGGAGCGGGCGGCCGCCCCGGGGACGCATCCGGCGTTCGTGGCCATGGTCCGCGACCTGGTGTCCGAACGGGCCGAGGGGCGCGCCCCGCGCGGCCTGGGCTCCATCGAGCGGTCCTGCCACGACGATCCGGCGGACTGCTGCCAGTTGCGCTGA